From Pseudodesulfovibrio nedwellii:
CAATGCGGCCTTCATATCCATACCGGACATAAATCCTACGCCGGGGGTTCCGTCTTTCTCCACACCCTGGTCGGCCATGCGCACACCCTTAACGGCCTTGCCGTCCATGAGCGGTTCCGCCACCGGACTGGAAGGCCAAACCTGAGCCAAACCTGTACCCATCAGATTACCGCCCACCCACTGGTTGAGCTGGCCTATGGAAAAAATCATACCCGGATGCTTTTCCAGAAACGGCGGAATGTACGGCAACTCGAAGGCATCGTCTTTCATCCACCGGGAAAGCATTTTGTCCGCCATCTTGAATGCGGATGGCCTGCGGCTCGCGCCCACCGGGTCCTTAAGATACAGAACTTTTTCACTGGTGACTTCATGGGCCATGGGAATCTGCGAAAGATCGAGGTCGGGGAAGCTCGCCTTAATGGAACGCCCCTTGGTAACCACGCCGGATACACCGAAACCGATGTCGTCAGCGCGTTCATAGCAGATTACCTGCGGCGGCATACCGGGCATGGCCTTGGATTCGGCCACGGGTGTGCCATCTTCGTTCATGAGACCACGGGTCAAGGTGGTCAAGAAACCACCCGCTGCCGGGCCGAAACCGACACAAACGATATCAGTCTCCATTGCTGCTCTGGGAGTCTCGTCGCTCATAAAAAATGCCTCCGGCGGCTTAAGAAACCTTTGAGAAGGGTTCTTAAGAATCTCCTAAACTTTGTGTATAAAACGCCGCTGAATGAATTGCTGAACTCAATTGTTCCACTTGCAGCGTTTTGAATCATTACCTAATGAAAGCTTTGTTTTTTCCAAGTCAAAACTTTCAAAAAAGACCATTACTCTAAATTCGTATTTTCTTAAAACCCATTGGTGGTATTCAATGGTTTTCAATAAAAAAAGGCGAGGGGGAAGCTTGATAACAAGCTTCCCCCTCACACAAATTTTTAACCTATGGGATAATCGAGAGCTTCCGGAATCATGACACTGGTCAAAGCATTGCCTGCACGATCTTTGGCCATGCGGGAACCAGCCATGCACATGTCGACCTTGGCCTTCAGTTCACGGAACTGCGCAAGGTCTGCACGACCAGTGCACTCAGGTCGTACACCGGGTTCAGCGGTCGGCTCGTTGCAGCAACAGGTATTGAAACCGTAGACCAATTCGGTACAAATACGGGCAACTTCACCGGCAGCACGAGCAGCCTGAATGTGACACAAGTCCTTGTAGAACCCAGTCAAATCGTCAAGACCTTCTGCCAAAGTCGGAGACATGGGGCCCTTCTCAATAAGTTCCATGACGTCCGTGGCCAAATAATACGGTCCAAGCAACCAGCCAAGCGCATCAGCCAGCGGAAAGGTCACACCCTGCCGCTTGTTGTGATACAGTTTGCGGCCATCATCATCCTTGGCAACCTTGAGATGATTGAGAGTCCACTGCCAGAGTTCCATGGCGGAAGCGATGACGTATCCGCCCAGCCCCGGCACGTTCTTTCCGGCGGCCTGCATCTGGTTCACCCAATTATCCATGATATGCTGGAAAACTTCCGAGGTCATGGTCATGGTCAAATGGCGACGCTGCACAGCTTCCGGGCCTTCGTAGGTCGCTTCAAGCTGACAATCCGACCACTTCTGCATAAGGAAGCCAGGGCAGTCTTCAGTGATACCATAACCGCCGACCAGAGCCACGGCTTCGCGCATCTTGTTGGCACCCTCGCCAGTATTCCAAAGCTTGACGCCGGGATTGAGGACACCTGCTAACGCTTCCATGTAGGCGTACTGGACAAGCGTGTCGCCCTGCAATTCTACATAGCGAGCCTGATCGCGCTCGGCTTCAGGTGTGTATTCGAGATCAATGAACTCACAAACTTGATCTTTAAGTTTGCGAAGGACTGCCATCTGCTTACGAACGGAGGGAATTCCCTCTGCCACAAAATGGGCTTCCTTGGCTTTCTCGATAGGATCGAAGCGGTCAGCCAGACGAGACGCGCCGAATGCCAGAGAACACCCTGCTTCACCAGACGCCCAGACATCAGCCAGACGTTGAAGTGCGTCCTCGTTAATCTGGAGGCCCTTATCAAAACGAGGAGAGCCTTCAGTGCAGGCATCGCCACCGCGGAAGCGGTTACGGTGATACCGAATAACCGGCTCAACAGCGGAAATAAGCTTGGCTGATGTCATCAGGCCCACGGGAATACGGGTACGGTGGAAAACCGCACCGATGATTTCCGAATGATTATATTTGGGAATGATCACGCCGTCGACTACATCGTAGCCACCGATGATACGGGAAGCCGGAACCTTAAGGTTCAACACGGGGTCACGAGTGGAAGAAAGCTGGTGAACCATCTTCAAGGTCGGTGCACCTCGATCGAAAACACCTTCATCGGTATCTTCAAGGATGACCATGAACGTCCCCTTGATACGATCGTCTTTGGACTCAACGGCAGCGGTCACGAAGTTGGCGAAATCCATATTCGTGATAAACCGACCACGCTTGTCGATCTGAAGCATAGGCTCTTCGCCTTCGGTCCAGTCGGCCACGGAAGCCTTGCCGCACAGCACGCCGGTATCCACACCCACGTAGGGCAGCGGTTCGGTCAAAGCAAATGCGCCACGCCAAATTTCACGGTCCTCACCCGGCTGGGGAGGAACGCACTTGGCCATATAAAAATCACGCTGCTCGGCAGTCCCTTTTTCATGAATGGGCGCCAGAGCAAGGTTGGAAGCCAACGATGAAGTCGCGGCACCTGCATCAACCCAGGCCAGCTCGAAAGCGACCAAAGCCAAGGCGAAGTTCTTGGGACCTTCGATAAAACCGCCCTGATGAGGGTCCATAAACAGTGCGGTCAAACCGGACTGATCGAATGCGGTCAGCAGATCATTCTTCTGCTCGGTCCATTCGTGTGTATTGCGTGCGCCTTCGGCCACAAGTTTAGCAACTGTGCTTCGAGCAATAGCGCGGGCAGACTGCACCGACATTTGAAGGTCGAAACGTTCGGCGAAACGCCACATGATCTGACGGACGTCATCTCCCGGAAGAGTACGCAGTGTATACATAAGTATCTTTCCTGAAAAGTTGATTGAGTGCTATTTTTATAGTGATCAGTAATAGTCGGCGACGATAGGCCATTGTCATATGCGAGTCAAAGTCTTTTTGGGTTTAAAACGAGTGTTTCAGGGGCTTCCCGGCCTTTTCCCTCTAGGCATGCCGAATGATTGAAAACACCGCACCCAGCAATTTCCTCAAAAAGAACAAACATAAACGATGAAAATTTTGACATCCCCGCCCAATCACTGCAATATTAGACGCTCATTATCAGGCGGTATGCCAAACAATGGACGACAAACAACACACTATACGAAACATAACCAACTCCATCCGGGAATTCGCAACAGATTCCATACTTTCGGACGGCCCTGGCATAGGAGAACTGACATCCGAATTCATCGGATGGTGCAAAGATGCGTCTCCTCCCCTTCGAAATGACGCCGCCTTTCGTGCAGAGATAGCCCTACTTCTCAACAGTATCGCTAAAAACTCCAAAGACATACAGACTGTTCAACACTGTTTACAGGCCATAATTCGCTCTGGCCGATTCGGGCGTATATTGTGTAGCCGTTTCATCCTTGCCAAAACGGTATCGTTGCACAAACTGGATGCTAAAATTTCTAACTGGCCCGTACGTGACAGGCTGGCTATTGCCCATGAAATGCTCAAAGAATATCCGGGGGACAATGACAAGGAAACCCTCACATGGCTAGAGAGTTTGCTCAAACCTCTTATGGCCACGGACCCTGTAGAACTTGCTCCCTTTGTGGCTGAACTCGGTGAAATGGGGGAAACTCTGGCCTTCCCTGTCAAACAGGCCGTAATGGGTGGGTTACTTGGACGATGGATCAACACCCGCTTGTCCAATGGAACAAACGATACTGAACTGCACCAGATATGCCTGATCCTCAAGGCTATTGATGACGCTTCGTATGCCGAAGCCTTGGCCAAATCGGTGGAACTCAAGCACATCAAACCCAACGTGGAAGTTCTTCGCACCATCGCCACCATTGGAGAAGCCGGAAACAAGACCATCCTGACCATGCTTTTCAAGACCTTGTCAGACGCCTCAAACGGTCTGGCCGGAGCCTGTCTCGACACCATCATAGCGCAAGACTACCCAGGAGTCGGCAAGTTGCTCGCCTCGGTTCGCACTAAAATACCCGGTCTGAAAAAAGGAGCAATTTCACGCGCTCCACTTCTTGGCGACACAGGGTATGCCAATTACATTCAGGCCCTCCCCGAAGACCAACAAATAGACGCGCACTTGGAATCCCTCGGCGTATTGGAAGCCATTGCCCCGGATTTCATACGCAATGTCACCAAGCAATGTATGCCTCGTGGACAAAAGCTACGCGCCAAAAAGAATGGTAGCCAGCCAGTTGTAGCACCAAACCGCAAAAAGGAGACAGATGGGCCTCAGCAGGGGTTCTTTGCAAAGTTCTTCAAAAACAAACCAAAAACATTGGAATTCATACTTCCCAAATACCGGAACATCCGCGACATGACCCTTCCCAATTCGCATATTGAAGATGAAGATCTGGATGGACGCGAACTGACCGCACTGACCCTTGCCAATTCCATGTTTTCAAAGACCCGATTAACCCGCACCAGAATCGCAAACTCAACGCTAAACAACACTGTTTTTTTCCTGTGCCAATGTACGGCCACGACTTTTAACAACATCGACTTCACAGACTCTCAGTTCGCCAAAACAACTTTCAGCGGCTGCACGTTCACGAATTGCACTTTTTTTACCACAACCTTTGACGACTGCACTTTTTTGGAATGTCGATTCCGTGACTGCTCTTTTGGTAACGCTTCGTTCCAACAAATAAAAATGCGTATGACCGACTTTGGGACCGGCTCGCTAGCAGGAGCGACCATTCATGATTGCAGCATCCGCACGACCCGCTTCACAGCCATGGACCTGACTTTCAGCGAATTAGTGAGCAACGACGTACGAGGTGTAGAATTTATCAATTCGGTTCTGCACGCTGTCTATATACGGGACTGCACCCTCACCTCGATGGAAATGCCAAGAACCACGGTCACCCGCTCCATCATTAAAAATTCCGACGTGGCACACCCTCTATTTCTAGCTAACCGCATCCGCCAAATGACACTCTTTGCCAGAGAAGTAGAAAAAGGAGTCATCCCCAAAACACAGGAAACCGATCCGTTCTTGGCCCAAAAAACGCTGACCATATGGTCTCAGGAACTGAGCTTCATGCGCCGCGAACGACGCATGCTCGACAATAACCGCACACGAATTTCACGAGCTGTCACGACCATGGGGCGCACTCAACAGGAATTCGTCCGCATACTCCCCCTACTTTTGGATACGGACAATTTCGAACGAAAATTCAATTTCAGCGAGACTCCAATATGTCGAATCTGGGGATATTATCCCAGTCTGAGCACTCTTGAAATTGGACGACAACATCTGAACAGACTCCAGCTTCGCCCTACAACACCGGATGTTCGCATTCTCGCCCTCTACGCCATGGGTAGCACAGGCACTGTTGCACAAACGGCTCAATCCGACTTTGACTGCTGGGTATGTTATGACGGCGACCTCACCATCGCCATGGAAAATGGTCTCAAACGGAAGCTGGAAGCCATCGCTTTGTGGGCAGAAAGCGAATTCAATCTGGAAACACATTTCTATCCAATGCGCATGGACGATGTACGGGACAATCGTTTCCTCTCGGGCGACGAAGAAAGTTCCGGTTCAGCACAGGTCCTTCTTCTCAAAGAAGAATTTTATCGGACTGCACTCAAAATTGCAGGCAAAAGTCTCGCGTGGTGGATCACTCCGGCTGGAGCCAATCGAAAAACATATGCCGCATGTATCCGTGCGTCCCGACGCTATCCGGTCTGCGGAAAACCACGACTGGAAGACTTCGGGTATCTCGCACCAGTTCCGCCTGATGAATATTTCGGAGGCTCCCTCTGGCAAATGGTCAAAGCGGTGCACGCTCCCTTCAAATCCGTGTTGAAGCTGGGGCTGCTTGAGACATATGCCGCACCCGGCATTTCATCGCTCCCACTATGCGAACGGATCAAACGAGGTCTGGTCGGCAACAGGCGGGGCAAGCTGGACACCGACCCATATACAGCCTTGTTCACCACCCTGCACAACTATTACATCAAACGTAATGAAACCAACGCCGCAGCCCTGCTCAAGGAATCATTCCGGCTTAAAGCGAACCTAACAGATGTACCGTTCTTCATGAACCTACCCACCCGGCCAGAAGATGAAAGCCTTATCTCGGTACTCTTCGGTGTCGGCTATGTGGAACCGGACCGTATTGCCAGGGTCAACCGGTCATGGTCATTCAGCAAATCTCTCAAAATGGGTTCACGAGTCCGCCAATACATGGTGGACACCTACCAACGGATTCAGTCAGGACTTTCGACAGAAGGAGCGACCAAGGCACACATCAATTCAGAAGATCTGACTCGCATGGGCCGCCGAATCAGTGCCAATTTTTCACGAAAAACGCATAAAATTATGCGAGTTCCGTTCATGGATACCACTGAAACCGGATTCCCCATTCTGCATTTTTCCGCAGTCAAACATTCACACAAACCGCCCGTATGGGTTGTTCGTGGCGGCTCTGCGGTAGAAGCCAAGCAATCCGCAGAAGCTTTGCAACCATTACACCGAAATGTAGACCCCGTTCGCATGCTCGCATGGTTGCTTGCCAACCGCATCTATCATCCCAAAAGTCTACTCCAAGCCGACAGGTCAATTGCACCAATCGCCGTGGCCGACCTACAAAAACTCATGCCCGCCCTACACAATTTCTTCCCATTTGACGCGACATTTGAACGCGATATCAACGAGGGCCTCAACTCGGAACAGGTTACACGAGCTTTCTTCATTCTCAACCTGACCAGTCCGCACGATACAAGACGAGTTGATCAGGCAGCCGTCATATACGCCACCAACTGGGGTGAAATGTATTGTCGCACTTTCCTTCGTCCCGGCCAGATGTTCGAATCCAACCCATCACTATTTTTGGCCCAAAAACTTGATCAACCGATCACAGAAACACCCAAAATGTCCCTGTTCCTTCCCAAGGGAGCACAATGCAAACGGATATCTTTAACATAATCCATTCTTCTGGCTGAACACAGTCACCGTATCTCCCCATCATAGCTGAGCAATCCTCCTTATTAGGACTTTTTATCGACAATTCACAATATATTGTCTATTCAAATGCGCGCGTTGATGAACAATGTTTCGCCAACACGCATTATACCCGATTGTTTTTCTGTTTAACTGCTTTTCAAGGAAAGGATTTTCAATGAAGAAACTGCTGACTCTCACTTTAGCCTGCCTTTCGGTCGTCGCTTTCCTCGCCGACCCGGCAATGGCGGCTGATTCGTCCAAAGGCGCAGGCAACGCCGAAATTTTCGGTCTACTCACGCTGATCCCACCCGTAGTTGCCATCGTTCTCGCATTCATCACCAAAAACGTCGTACTCTCACTGTTCCTCGGCGTTTTCTCTGGCTGCTTCATGCTCGATCTCAGGGGTTGGGACATATACCACGCTCTGATTGATGCATTCCTGCGCTTC
This genomic window contains:
- a CDS encoding class I adenylate cyclase, producing the protein MDDKQHTIRNITNSIREFATDSILSDGPGIGELTSEFIGWCKDASPPLRNDAAFRAEIALLLNSIAKNSKDIQTVQHCLQAIIRSGRFGRILCSRFILAKTVSLHKLDAKISNWPVRDRLAIAHEMLKEYPGDNDKETLTWLESLLKPLMATDPVELAPFVAELGEMGETLAFPVKQAVMGGLLGRWINTRLSNGTNDTELHQICLILKAIDDASYAEALAKSVELKHIKPNVEVLRTIATIGEAGNKTILTMLFKTLSDASNGLAGACLDTIIAQDYPGVGKLLASVRTKIPGLKKGAISRAPLLGDTGYANYIQALPEDQQIDAHLESLGVLEAIAPDFIRNVTKQCMPRGQKLRAKKNGSQPVVAPNRKKETDGPQQGFFAKFFKNKPKTLEFILPKYRNIRDMTLPNSHIEDEDLDGRELTALTLANSMFSKTRLTRTRIANSTLNNTVFFLCQCTATTFNNIDFTDSQFAKTTFSGCTFTNCTFFTTTFDDCTFLECRFRDCSFGNASFQQIKMRMTDFGTGSLAGATIHDCSIRTTRFTAMDLTFSELVSNDVRGVEFINSVLHAVYIRDCTLTSMEMPRTTVTRSIIKNSDVAHPLFLANRIRQMTLFAREVEKGVIPKTQETDPFLAQKTLTIWSQELSFMRRERRMLDNNRTRISRAVTTMGRTQQEFVRILPLLLDTDNFERKFNFSETPICRIWGYYPSLSTLEIGRQHLNRLQLRPTTPDVRILALYAMGSTGTVAQTAQSDFDCWVCYDGDLTIAMENGLKRKLEAIALWAESEFNLETHFYPMRMDDVRDNRFLSGDEESSGSAQVLLLKEEFYRTALKIAGKSLAWWITPAGANRKTYAACIRASRRYPVCGKPRLEDFGYLAPVPPDEYFGGSLWQMVKAVHAPFKSVLKLGLLETYAAPGISSLPLCERIKRGLVGNRRGKLDTDPYTALFTTLHNYYIKRNETNAAALLKESFRLKANLTDVPFFMNLPTRPEDESLISVLFGVGYVEPDRIARVNRSWSFSKSLKMGSRVRQYMVDTYQRIQSGLSTEGATKAHINSEDLTRMGRRISANFSRKTHKIMRVPFMDTTETGFPILHFSAVKHSHKPPVWVVRGGSAVEAKQSAEALQPLHRNVDPVRMLAWLLANRIYHPKSLLQADRSIAPIAVADLQKLMPALHNFFPFDATFERDINEGLNSEQVTRAFFILNLTSPHDTRRVDQAAVIYATNWGEMYCRTFLRPGQMFESNPSLFLAQKLDQPITETPKMSLFLPKGAQCKRISLT
- a CDS encoding acyl-CoA dehydrogenase family protein: MYTLRTLPGDDVRQIMWRFAERFDLQMSVQSARAIARSTVAKLVAEGARNTHEWTEQKNDLLTAFDQSGLTALFMDPHQGGFIEGPKNFALALVAFELAWVDAGAATSSLASNLALAPIHEKGTAEQRDFYMAKCVPPQPGEDREIWRGAFALTEPLPYVGVDTGVLCGKASVADWTEGEEPMLQIDKRGRFITNMDFANFVTAAVESKDDRIKGTFMVILEDTDEGVFDRGAPTLKMVHQLSSTRDPVLNLKVPASRIIGGYDVVDGVIIPKYNHSEIIGAVFHRTRIPVGLMTSAKLISAVEPVIRYHRNRFRGGDACTEGSPRFDKGLQINEDALQRLADVWASGEAGCSLAFGASRLADRFDPIEKAKEAHFVAEGIPSVRKQMAVLRKLKDQVCEFIDLEYTPEAERDQARYVELQGDTLVQYAYMEALAGVLNPGVKLWNTGEGANKMREAVALVGGYGITEDCPGFLMQKWSDCQLEATYEGPEAVQRRHLTMTMTSEVFQHIMDNWVNQMQAAGKNVPGLGGYVIASAMELWQWTLNHLKVAKDDDGRKLYHNKRQGVTFPLADALGWLLGPYYLATDVMELIEKGPMSPTLAEGLDDLTGFYKDLCHIQAARAAGEVARICTELVYGFNTCCCNEPTAEPGVRPECTGRADLAQFRELKAKVDMCMAGSRMAKDRAGNALTSVMIPEALDYPIG